The proteins below are encoded in one region of Acidimicrobiia bacterium:
- a CDS encoding aminotransferase class I/II-fold pyridoxal phosphate-dependent enzyme, with protein TYEVDTVAEHAAMMGAERTTKLYSRFGSPTVREFEDAIAEMEGAEAALAAASGMGTVTAVLLALCSQGDHVVATNQVFSVTYGLLAFHLPRFGIEVTFVDGTDAEAIAAAVIPGRTQVVFVETPANPALSIVDLDVLGALAGPITVVDSTLAGPTVQHPLEHGVDLVVHAATKGIAGHNDSLLGVVAGNRDLIDVIWGWQSTMGAQASPFDAWNALRGLRTLPIRAQRQAASAGELAAFLEGHAAIESVAYPFLPSHRQYDLAKRQMTSGGSMVAFEVRGGAEATIAFIDHCRLARIALSLGGPETLLTHPATVSARYSPAERADLGITDGLVRMSVGLEHVDDLRADLGQALGGS; from the coding sequence ACCTACGAGGTGGACACGGTGGCGGAGCACGCCGCCATGATGGGAGCCGAGCGCACCACGAAGTTGTACTCCCGGTTCGGGAGTCCGACCGTGCGCGAGTTTGAGGACGCCATCGCCGAGATGGAGGGGGCGGAGGCGGCGTTGGCGGCCGCGTCGGGCATGGGCACCGTCACGGCGGTGCTGCTGGCACTGTGCTCACAGGGCGACCACGTCGTGGCGACCAACCAAGTGTTCTCGGTGACCTACGGTCTGCTGGCCTTTCACCTCCCTCGCTTCGGCATCGAGGTGACCTTCGTGGACGGGACCGATGCCGAGGCCATCGCCGCCGCGGTGATCCCCGGGCGCACCCAGGTGGTGTTTGTGGAGACACCGGCCAACCCGGCGCTCTCCATCGTGGACCTCGACGTCTTGGGGGCGCTGGCGGGTCCGATCACCGTGGTGGACTCAACCCTGGCTGGCCCCACGGTGCAGCACCCCCTGGAGCACGGGGTGGACTTGGTGGTCCATGCCGCCACCAAGGGCATCGCCGGGCACAACGACAGCCTGCTCGGGGTGGTGGCGGGCAACCGTGATCTGATCGATGTGATCTGGGGCTGGCAGTCGACCATGGGGGCCCAGGCTTCCCCCTTTGATGCGTGGAACGCGTTGCGGGGCCTGCGGACGCTCCCGATTCGTGCCCAGCGGCAGGCGGCATCGGCGGGGGAGTTGGCCGCCTTCCTGGAAGGGCATGCGGCTATTGAATCGGTGGCGTACCCGTTCCTGCCCAGCCATCGGCAATACGACCTGGCGAAGCGGCAGATGACTAGCGGTGGTTCCATGGTGGCCTTCGAGGTGCGCGGCGGTGCGGAAGCCACCATCGCCTTCATCGACCACTGCCGACTGGCGCGCATTGCTCTCTCGCTCGGCGGCCCCGAAACCCTGCTTACCCACCCCGCCACGGTGTCGGCCCGCTACAGCCCCGCCGAGCGGGCCGACCTTGGGATCACCGATGGGTTGGTGCGCATGTCGGTGGGGCTCGAGCACGTGGATGATCTGCGGGCCGATCTCGGTCAGGCGCTGGGCGGTTCCTGA